One Streptosporangium sp. NBC_01495 DNA window includes the following coding sequences:
- a CDS encoding carbohydrate ABC transporter permease gives MAVTFPRRPAQGPPGEQEPDADQPQRRRRFNWTQAAPYLLILPAVAFELLVHVIPMIVGIFMSFLQLTQLYIANWSAAPFTGAGNYGVALDFSGPLGWQLLRSFGITLGFTVLVVGISFVFGMSASLVLHRLGRGRGFLRTLFLIPYALPAYAGIIVWKFILQRDNGLLNQLLVDGLHLASERPFWLIGGNAFVSVVVVSIWQQWPFAFLMSMAGMQVIPEELYQAAAIDGASTWQQVRHITLRMMRPINAVLILLLFLWTFREFNTPYVLFGPTPPESADLLTVHIYSSSFITWNFGLGSAMSVLLMLFLVVVASLWALWNRRVNRDA, from the coding sequence ATGGCAGTGACGTTCCCCAGGAGGCCCGCACAGGGGCCACCGGGCGAGCAGGAGCCGGACGCCGACCAGCCGCAGCGCAGGAGAAGGTTCAACTGGACGCAGGCCGCGCCCTACCTGCTGATCCTCCCGGCTGTCGCGTTCGAACTGCTCGTCCACGTCATCCCGATGATCGTCGGGATCTTCATGAGCTTCCTCCAGCTCACCCAGCTCTACATCGCCAACTGGTCGGCGGCGCCGTTCACCGGCGCGGGCAACTACGGTGTCGCGCTGGACTTCTCCGGCCCGCTCGGGTGGCAGCTGCTGCGGTCCTTCGGGATCACCCTCGGCTTCACGGTGCTCGTCGTCGGCATCTCGTTCGTCTTCGGGATGTCGGCGTCGCTCGTGCTGCACCGCCTGGGACGCGGCCGCGGTTTCCTGCGCACCCTGTTCCTCATCCCGTACGCGCTGCCCGCCTACGCCGGCATCATCGTCTGGAAGTTCATCCTCCAGCGGGACAACGGGCTGCTCAACCAGTTGCTGGTCGACGGCCTGCACCTCGCCAGCGAACGGCCGTTCTGGCTCATCGGCGGCAACGCGTTCGTCTCGGTCGTCGTGGTGTCGATCTGGCAGCAGTGGCCCTTCGCGTTCCTGATGTCGATGGCCGGCATGCAGGTGATTCCCGAGGAGCTTTACCAGGCCGCCGCGATCGACGGCGCGAGCACCTGGCAGCAGGTCCGCCACATCACGCTGCGCATGATGCGCCCCATCAACGCCGTCCTGATACTGCTGCTGTTCCTGTGGACGTTCCGCGAGTTCAACACCCCGTACGTGCTGTTCGGGCCGACTCCGCCGGAATCCGCGGACCTGCTGACCGTGCACATCTATTCGAGCTCGTTCATCACCTGGAACTTCGGCCTGGGTTCGGCTATGTCGGTACTGCTGATGCTCTTCCTCGTCGTCGTCGCCAGTCTGTGGGCCCTGTGGAACAGGAGAGTGAACCGCGATGCGTGA
- a CDS encoding carbohydrate ABC transporter permease, with amino-acid sequence MVLVPLAVFTAVPLYVMITSSLKPLRDVQGDFQWWPTNLTFEPFIDMWSTVPLADYFVNSLLVTSIATLFSVVIAIFASYAISRYRFRGKGAFSGVVLSTQMFPGVLFLLPLFIIFVNIDRSLGLPFLYQTRIGLIVTYLTFTLPFSIWMLASYMDGIPRALDEAAKVDGTTALGALFRVILPAARPGIIAVAVYSFMTGWGEILFASQLTNSATRTLSVGMQSYATETNVYWNQVMAAALVVSVPIVAGFLILQRYLVTGLTAGAVK; translated from the coding sequence GTGGTGCTGGTCCCCCTCGCCGTGTTCACGGCCGTCCCGCTCTATGTGATGATCACCTCGTCACTCAAACCGCTGCGGGACGTGCAGGGTGATTTCCAGTGGTGGCCGACGAACCTGACGTTCGAGCCCTTCATCGACATGTGGTCGACCGTTCCGCTGGCCGACTACTTCGTGAACAGCCTGCTGGTCACCAGCATCGCGACACTGTTCAGCGTCGTCATCGCGATCTTCGCGTCGTACGCCATCTCGCGCTACCGGTTCCGCGGCAAGGGCGCCTTCTCCGGGGTCGTCCTGTCGACGCAGATGTTTCCCGGCGTGCTCTTCCTGCTGCCGTTGTTCATCATTTTCGTCAACATCGACAGAAGCCTCGGGCTCCCGTTTCTCTACCAGACCAGGATCGGGCTGATCGTCACCTACCTGACGTTCACCCTGCCATTCTCCATCTGGATGCTGGCCAGCTATATGGACGGTATACCGCGCGCCCTCGACGAGGCCGCGAAGGTGGACGGCACCACGGCGCTCGGCGCGCTTTTCCGGGTCATCCTGCCCGCCGCGCGGCCCGGCATCATCGCGGTCGCCGTCTATTCCTTCATGACCGGCTGGGGGGAAATCCTTTTCGCCTCGCAGCTGACCAACAGCGCCACCCGTACCCTCTCGGTCGGCATGCAGAGCTACGCCACCGAAACGAATGTCTACTGGAACCAGGTCATGGCCGCGGCCCTCGTCGTGAGCGTGCCGATCGTCGCCGGATTCCTGATTCTGCAGCGATATCTCGTCACCGGCCTCACAGCCGGAGCGGTAAAGTAG
- a CDS encoding carbohydrate kinase family protein, whose product MALDVICVGVVTIDTIAMVERMPAEDDRVLGEPFVVAGGGPAATAAVTLARLGASVGFCGVVGDDAAGELSRRLLDEEGVDTRWLRTRPGVRTPQSMIVVSRASGSRSIVTSPSVPPDPGSVPVRASRWLHVDQTGYRSARTALRGETDVASLSIDGGNPIPGLDLEDVALYAPTVGSLRDAFPAEDVPGSLRAAAAAGARQVVATAGGEGCQVLVDGRAVHVPPVTVDPLSTMGAGDVFHGALLAGLVEGMSPVEAAWRANVVAALSCRSLDGRSGIPDAAETGKYLSAMRPASRIDEYR is encoded by the coding sequence ATGGCATTGGATGTCATCTGCGTCGGAGTTGTCACCATCGACACGATCGCCATGGTCGAGCGCATGCCCGCCGAAGACGACCGCGTGCTCGGCGAGCCCTTCGTGGTCGCCGGGGGCGGTCCCGCCGCGACCGCGGCGGTCACCCTCGCCCGGCTGGGCGCCTCGGTCGGCTTCTGCGGCGTGGTCGGCGACGACGCCGCCGGAGAGCTCAGCCGGCGGCTCCTGGACGAGGAGGGGGTCGACACCCGCTGGCTGCGGACGCGCCCCGGCGTACGGACGCCGCAGAGCATGATCGTGGTGTCCCGCGCGTCCGGTTCCCGGTCCATCGTCACGTCGCCCTCGGTGCCCCCCGACCCCGGTTCCGTACCGGTACGCGCCTCCCGGTGGCTGCACGTCGACCAGACCGGATATCGCAGCGCGCGGACCGCGCTGCGGGGCGAGACGGACGTGGCCTCGCTGAGTATCGACGGCGGCAATCCGATCCCCGGGCTCGACCTCGAAGACGTCGCACTGTACGCGCCGACCGTCGGCTCGTTGCGTGACGCCTTCCCGGCCGAGGACGTGCCCGGGAGCCTGCGGGCCGCCGCCGCGGCGGGTGCCCGCCAGGTGGTGGCGACCGCGGGTGGCGAGGGATGCCAGGTGCTCGTGGACGGCCGGGCCGTGCACGTTCCGCCGGTGACCGTCGACCCGCTGTCCACCATGGGAGCGGGCGACGTCTTCCACGGCGCCCTGCTGGCAGGGCTGGTCGAGGGCATGTCCCCGGTGGAGGCGGCCTGGCGGGCCAACGTGGTGGCGGCGCTTTCATGTCGTTCCCTCGACGGCAGAAGCGGCATCCCCGACGCCGCCGAGACCGGAAAATACCTATCCGCGATGCGACCCGCATCGCGGATTGATGAATACAGGTGA
- a CDS encoding DeoR/GlpR family DNA-binding transcription regulator produces MTEENFRYTSAPERRERLVQFISEQGYCTITELSNAFAVSEMTIRRDVLRLAEQGKVRAFRGGVGSLSKQEMEGSDYRLRDMKMADAKRAIALKAIDMVGIGSVVAIDAGTTGHQVAELLPPDRNVTVVTHSFPVVSSLIGRTGTEVMCLGGLLHPESLSFDGPAALAAISNLRVETFFLAASGIGERGAFCGNGFDAITKRALIEVAERVVLLADSSKFYASAMVKICDWEVIDRIIIDDGISENQRHVLEQQDVDVVTVTATPQDLGSAADAAS; encoded by the coding sequence ATGACCGAGGAGAACTTCAGGTACACCTCGGCACCGGAACGCCGCGAGCGGCTGGTGCAGTTCATCTCGGAGCAGGGATACTGCACGATCACGGAGCTGTCGAACGCCTTCGCCGTCTCCGAGATGACGATCCGGCGCGACGTGCTGCGGCTGGCCGAGCAGGGCAAGGTACGGGCCTTCCGCGGCGGTGTCGGCTCGCTGTCCAAGCAGGAGATGGAGGGCAGCGACTACCGCCTGCGGGACATGAAGATGGCCGACGCCAAGCGGGCCATCGCCCTCAAGGCGATCGACATGGTGGGCATCGGCTCGGTGGTGGCCATCGACGCCGGGACGACGGGCCACCAGGTGGCCGAACTGCTGCCACCGGACCGCAACGTGACGGTCGTCACGCACTCCTTCCCCGTGGTGTCCAGCCTGATCGGCCGTACCGGCACAGAGGTGATGTGCCTGGGCGGCCTGCTGCACCCGGAGTCGCTGTCCTTCGACGGACCGGCCGCCCTCGCGGCCATCTCCAACCTCAGGGTGGAGACGTTCTTCCTCGCCGCGAGCGGCATCGGGGAGCGGGGCGCCTTCTGCGGCAACGGTTTCGACGCCATCACCAAGCGCGCGCTGATCGAGGTCGCGGAGCGGGTGGTGCTGCTCGCGGACTCCTCCAAGTTCTACGCCTCGGCGATGGTGAAGATCTGTGACTGGGAGGTCATCGACCGGATCATCATCGACGACGGCATCTCCGAGAACCAGAGGCACGTGCTCGAACAGCAGGACGTGGACGTGGTGACGGTGACGGCCACCCCGCAGGACCTCGGCTCCGCCGCGGACGCCGCCTCGTGA